The following coding sequences are from one Xiphophorus couchianus chromosome 7, X_couchianus-1.0, whole genome shotgun sequence window:
- the kbtbd7 gene encoding kelch repeat and BTB domain-containing protein 7 yields MASSLGCFNGPEVLEDVSHARGLMHELKLMYDSRLLGDVTIGVECDDDEEDEEELSLEHREGGRVDVGQAFLCSRNVLAAASPYFKSMFTGGLNESAQERVLIRGVDSESMSVIIDYCYTGRVTITESNVQRLYAAANMLQLEYIRKACSGFMTRRLDHSNCVGMLKFADTYDNPELKENARAFIARNFNQVFNGGDLCELNSDQFKELLSLDTLDVDCEKTVCSAAIQWLEVNAPVDKEDALQVLKCVRWSLFSEKDKCYLESLAARPLIETYLASFFSRSAEDGCAMSAPLDALKHRIGVSAKEMILFFGLPNDNIMCCDPYSEDLYFMAPPLEDLSSQDYKRSTMESLIVCATPDNNLYLASHLSKHFWLYNPVLNSWQELAERLLGRIHSGMGYLNGHVYLLGGRNPVTDVRLKEVECYSIQRNQWTLVAPLPHSLGKMQVVALHDHLYVVNKRRMLCYDPKRNRWRHCGSLRRDKLHKACVFQEQIVCVCDIPVVKAYSPARGEWKRLGDIPIDSRALNYQVIQHSGRLLLLTQTLLQHNKNRVLIHEYDPARDAWKNIMAVYVSTLGPVCVSTRVYPACLGSAHSFSTEEDDDSGSSADWDLDGLTDADSDSCSSSSFSDENW; encoded by the coding sequence ATGGCCTCATCGCTGGGTTGCTTCAACGGTCCGGAGGTGCTGGAGGACGTGAGCCACGCTCGGGGCTTGATGCACGAGCTGAAACTGATGTACGACTCTCGGTTGCTCGGCGACGTTACCATCGGGGTTGAGTGTGACGACGATGAGGAGGACGAAGAGGAGTTATCGCTGGAGCACCGCGAGGGAGGAAGAGTTGACGTGGGTCAAGCGTTTCTGTGCAGCCGCAACGTCCTGGCCGCTGCCAGCCCGTACTTCAAGAGCATGTTCACGGGCGGGCTGAACGAGAGCGCCCAGGAGAGGGTGCTCATCCGCGGCGTGGACTCTGAATCCATGTCGGTCATCATCGATTACTGCTACACGGGCAGGGTGACCATCACGGAGAGCAACGTGCAGCGGCTGTACGCGGCGGCCAACATGCTGCAGCTGGAGTACATCCGGAAAGCCTGCTCCGGCTTCATGACCAGGAGGCTGGATCACTCCAACTGCGTGGGGATGCTGAAGTTTGCGGACACCTACGACAATCCGGAGTTAAAGGAGAACGCCCGAGCCTTCATTGCCAGGAACTTCAATCAGGTGTTTAACGGAGGGGATCTGTGCGAGCTGAACTCGGATCAGTTTAAGGAACTGTTGTCTCTCGATACTTTGGACGTGGACTGTGAGAAGACGGTGTGCTCTGCAGCTATCCAGTGGCTGGAGGTGAACGCACCTGTGGATAAAGAGGACGCCCTGCAGGTGCTGAAGTGTGTGCGCTGGAGCTTGTTCAGCGAGAAGGACAAGTGTTACCTGGAGAGCCTCGCAGCCAGGCCTTTAATCGAGACATACCTGGCATCCTTCTTTAGCAGGTCTGCAGAGGACGGCTGCGCCATGTCTGCACCTCTGGACGCACTGAAACACAGAATAGGCGTGAGCGCGAAGGAGATGATCCTCTTCTTTGGCCTGCCCAACGACAACATCATGTGCTGCGACCCTTACTCCGAGGACCTGTATTTTATGGCTCCGCCTTTGGAAGATCTCAGCAGTCAAGATTACAAACGCTCCACCATGGAGTCGCTCATCGTTTGCGCCACGCCGGACAACAACTTGTATTTGGCTTCCCACCTTTCCAAACACTTCTGGCTGTACAATCCCGTCCTCAACAGCTGGCAGGAGTTGGCGGAAAGGCTGCTGGGCAGAATCCACTCAGGGATGGGCTACCTGAACGGCCACGTGTACCTTCTGGGAGGAAGAAATCCAGTCACAGACGTCAGATTAAAGGAGGTAGAGTGCTACAGCATCCAGAGGAACCAGTGGACGTTGGTGGCCCCGCTGCCTCACTCTTTGGGGAAAATGCAAGTGGTGGCTCTGCATGATCACCTGTACGTGGTGAACAAAAGGAGAATGCTCTGCTACGACCCCAAGAGAAACCGCTGGCGCCACTGTGGCTCGCTCAGAAGGGACAAGCTTCACAAGGCCTGTGTCTTCCAGGAGCAGATCGTCTGCGTGTGCGACATCCCCGTGGTCAAAGCCTACAGCCCTGCAAGAGGGGAGTGGAAGAGGCTGGGGGACATCCCCATCGACAGCCGAGCGCTCAACTACCAGGTGATCCAGCACAGCGGCAGGCTGCTGCTCCTCACGCAGACGCTGCTTCAGCACAACAAGAACAGGGTCCTCATCCACGAGTACGACCCCGCTCGGGACGCGTGGAAGAACATCATGGCGGTGTACGTGTCCACCCTGGGGCCCGTGTGCGTGTCGACGCGCGTGTACCCGGCGTGCCTCGGGTCCGCTCACAGCTTCTCCACGGAAGAGGACGACGACAGCGGCTCCAGCGCCGACTGGGACCTGGACGGTTTAACGGATGCAGACTCCGATTCCTGCAGCTCCAGTTCTTTCTCTGATGAGAACTGGTAG